In one window of Nothobranchius furzeri strain GRZ-AD chromosome 11, NfurGRZ-RIMD1, whole genome shotgun sequence DNA:
- the LOC107384347 gene encoding uncharacterized protein isoform X1, with translation MAAVRRAARSAPECRSSGCGSNGGLMEPAIGPASSRDPGSSLHPHSVFGQPVFYVPAPPAPPLVHCQWPMPLPYNPFPGMSYDMVVPPPQFPPPFYLRAPAYILPHPQVQPADYRRFLHPHVCSQGPSNQNLMTRNHQPQSVPITTVSSEVQTEPERSAVGDHDAHLPPAGSDSCLETASVSTCFSGSSSPNGEPAGAPDYELPCCDGDGPVELADGSCSGAEEESQMEKDDAGQHQLDVSFWSVESVAPYIPSKEWLIRNGLARPDEIQTPNQDHAEEIREERRQSFKFSFCSDMFSGCVSKVHNENQSLPKENVLKGEQDILLSEQREPEEEQTVANPEEYTSSFHPSMLSQDVPTNTEEEGEYPAELPNQESLVKEQEKSAGVPLEELILHSPAEEGAEMSDGPGLNIHESSPFKGHLVDFGVQCGELQVHKCVCEERSEIRLQLKNSDVKGQKDETKTLSRNRCVQRRNRHQRFLSLNGAAHSLAGSPEGEVQSS, from the exons atgGCGGCTGTGCGACGTGCAGCTCGTTCGGCGCCTGAGTGCAGAAGCTCAGGATGCGGTTCCAACGGTGGTCTGATGGAGCCAGCTATTGGTCCAGCCAGCAGCAGAGATCCTGGATCTTCATTGCATCCACATTCCGTCTTTGGCCAGCCAGTCTTTTACGTTCCTGCTCCACCTGCCCCCCCTCTGGTCCACTGCCAGTGGCCCATGCCTTTACCTTATAACCCCTTCCCAGGCATGA GCTACGACATGGTTGTCCCCCCTCCACAGTTTCCCCCTCCCTTCTATCTGAGGGCTCCAGCCTATATTCTACCACACCCTCAGGTTCAACCAGCTGACTACAGACGCTTTCTCCACCCACACGTCTGCTCTCAAGGTCCGTCAAATCAGAACCTGATGACTAGAAACCACCAGCCTCAATCCGTCCCAATCACCACCGTGTCCTCTGAGGTCCAAACGGAACCGGAAAGGAGCGCCGTAGGTGACCACGATGCCCACTTGCCACCAGCCGGCTCAGATTCTTGTTTAGAAACTGCTTCAGTCTCCACATGCTTCTCAGGCTCGAGTTCTCCAAACGGAGAACCGGCAGGAGCTCCAGACTACGAGTTGCCCTGCTGTGATGGAGACGGTCCGGTTGAGCTTGCCGACGGATCATGTTCAGGAGCGGAGGAGGAAAGCCAGATGGAAAAGGATGATGCTGGTCAGCATCAACTAGATGTTTCCTTCTGGTCAGTAGAGTCTGTCgccccatacatcccatctaaagAGTGGCTCATCCGTAATGGCCTGGCTAGGCCTGATGAGATTCAAACCCCAAATCAGGACCACGCTGAGGAGATTAGAGAGGAAAGGAGGCAGAGCTTCAAGTTTTCTTTCTGTTCTGACATGTTTTCTGGCTGCGTGTCTAAAGTCCACAATGAAAACCAAAGTCTTCCAAAGGAAAACGTGTTGAAAGGAGAACAGGACATCCTTCTCAGTGAGCAGAGGGAGCCAGAGGAAGAGCAGACTGTGGCTAACCCAGAAGAGTATACCTCATCTTTTCACCCTTCCATGCTTAGTCAGGATGTACCAACCAACACTGAGGAGGAAGGTGAATATCCTGCTGAACTTCCAAACCAGGAGTCTCTTGTGAAGGAGCAGGAGAAGAGTGCTGGAGTTCCTCTGGAAGAACTGATCCTCCATTCACCAGCAGAAGAGGGTGCTGAGATGAGCGACGGCCCCGGCCTGAACATACACGAGTCGTCCCCGTTCAAGGGCCATTTAGTGGATTTTGGTGTCCAGTGCGGTGAACTGCAGGtgcacaaatgtgtgtgtgaggaAAGGAGTGAAATAAGACTTCAGCTCAAAAACTCAG ATGTGAAAGGTCAGAAGGACGAGACGAAGACGCTCTCCAGAAACAGATGCGTTCAGAGGAGGAACAGACATCAGAG GTTCCTGTCGCTGAACGGAGCAGCACATTCTCTTGCAGGAAGTCCAGAAGGGGAGGTCCAGAGCAGCTGA
- the LOC107384347 gene encoding uncharacterized protein isoform X2: protein MAAVRRAARSAPECRSSGCGSNGGLMEPAIGPASSRDPGSSLHPHSVFGQPVFYVPAPPAPPLVHCQWPMPLPYNPFPGMSYDMVVPPPQFPPPFYLRAPAYILPHPQVQPADYRRFLHPHVCSQGPSNQNLMTRNHQPQSVPITTVSSEVQTEPERSAVGDHDAHLPPAGSDSCLETASVSTCFSGSSSPNGEPAGAPDYELPCCDGDGPVELADGSCSGAEEESQMEKDDAGQHQLDVSFWSVESVAPYIPSKEWLIRNGLARPDEIQTPNQDHAEEIREERRQSFKFSFCSDMFSGCVSKVHNENQSLPKENVLKGEQDILLSEQREPEEEQTVANPEEYTSSFHPSMLSQDVPTNTEEEGEYPAELPNQESLVKEQEKSAGVPLEELILHSPAEEGAEMSDGPGLNIHESSPFKGHLVDFGVQCGELQVHKCVCEERSEIRLQLKNSDVKGQKDETKTLSRNRCVQRRNRHQSLSP, encoded by the exons atgGCGGCTGTGCGACGTGCAGCTCGTTCGGCGCCTGAGTGCAGAAGCTCAGGATGCGGTTCCAACGGTGGTCTGATGGAGCCAGCTATTGGTCCAGCCAGCAGCAGAGATCCTGGATCTTCATTGCATCCACATTCCGTCTTTGGCCAGCCAGTCTTTTACGTTCCTGCTCCACCTGCCCCCCCTCTGGTCCACTGCCAGTGGCCCATGCCTTTACCTTATAACCCCTTCCCAGGCATGA GCTACGACATGGTTGTCCCCCCTCCACAGTTTCCCCCTCCCTTCTATCTGAGGGCTCCAGCCTATATTCTACCACACCCTCAGGTTCAACCAGCTGACTACAGACGCTTTCTCCACCCACACGTCTGCTCTCAAGGTCCGTCAAATCAGAACCTGATGACTAGAAACCACCAGCCTCAATCCGTCCCAATCACCACCGTGTCCTCTGAGGTCCAAACGGAACCGGAAAGGAGCGCCGTAGGTGACCACGATGCCCACTTGCCACCAGCCGGCTCAGATTCTTGTTTAGAAACTGCTTCAGTCTCCACATGCTTCTCAGGCTCGAGTTCTCCAAACGGAGAACCGGCAGGAGCTCCAGACTACGAGTTGCCCTGCTGTGATGGAGACGGTCCGGTTGAGCTTGCCGACGGATCATGTTCAGGAGCGGAGGAGGAAAGCCAGATGGAAAAGGATGATGCTGGTCAGCATCAACTAGATGTTTCCTTCTGGTCAGTAGAGTCTGTCgccccatacatcccatctaaagAGTGGCTCATCCGTAATGGCCTGGCTAGGCCTGATGAGATTCAAACCCCAAATCAGGACCACGCTGAGGAGATTAGAGAGGAAAGGAGGCAGAGCTTCAAGTTTTCTTTCTGTTCTGACATGTTTTCTGGCTGCGTGTCTAAAGTCCACAATGAAAACCAAAGTCTTCCAAAGGAAAACGTGTTGAAAGGAGAACAGGACATCCTTCTCAGTGAGCAGAGGGAGCCAGAGGAAGAGCAGACTGTGGCTAACCCAGAAGAGTATACCTCATCTTTTCACCCTTCCATGCTTAGTCAGGATGTACCAACCAACACTGAGGAGGAAGGTGAATATCCTGCTGAACTTCCAAACCAGGAGTCTCTTGTGAAGGAGCAGGAGAAGAGTGCTGGAGTTCCTCTGGAAGAACTGATCCTCCATTCACCAGCAGAAGAGGGTGCTGAGATGAGCGACGGCCCCGGCCTGAACATACACGAGTCGTCCCCGTTCAAGGGCCATTTAGTGGATTTTGGTGTCCAGTGCGGTGAACTGCAGGtgcacaaatgtgtgtgtgaggaAAGGAGTGAAATAAGACTTCAGCTCAAAAACTCAG ATGTGAAAGGTCAGAAGGACGAGACGAAGACGCTCTCCAGAAACAGATGCGTTCAGAGGAGGAACAGACATCAGAG TCTGTCTCCTTAA